tTTCAGCACCCTACCTGGAATTCTGAAAGTTCAATCCTATCTTTTTAGAGCTACTGCTAAAACTTGGGGTGGTAGTAGTTATTACTTTGTCAAGGTGAGATTAATACTGAAATATGATAAGTGAGGTAACCATCTTTATCTTGGTGTTTATGATAACTTTCAACTCTGGTGGCTGTCTGACTTTTAAAAAccacttttaaaaggaaaagaaattgttCAGTGCTGATTTGTAGTGAAGGCTGCTTGGGTTAGTATGTAGTGTTTTAGATTGGGTTCCTCATGAAGTAGCCCCTGAGATGGAGTTAGAATATTTATAAAGCAGCACCCTGGGGACCTGCACCTGTggaagggaggggaaagaagCAGGATCAGTTGGAGGGTGAAGTCAGGTGTCCTTGCTGGTACAGTGACAGCCTCAATTGATCCCACTGGGAACTCTGATTCCAGTAACTTGTCAGAGTATCCTGTACTGGGGCACTTCCATACTGACTGTTTACAGTATGTGTACCTGTCACCCTAACCCCAACCACAGGAGGTGATCTTGGTTGAGGTGGCTCTTTGCAGTAAGACTGCACTGACTTTAGGGACTGCACTGACAGCCCCAGTACCTGAGACAAGAAATCCTTTATTGAAGAGGGATCCTGTTGCCATATCACAGCACAGAGTGTGTGCACAGTCTAAAAAAGTCAGGTACACTGAAGTCTCTCTGATGAATTGTTGCCTCTTTAATGTTGGATAATTTATTGactgctttaaaaagaaagtgatcCTTACTACTTGTTGTTTGGAAAATAggattttaaagatgaaaagagcACAGTTTTATAAACAAATGTCAAATTCTGAAATACAGTGATAACAGACACATATACATAGTTTATTTGCGTTGGGATTGCCTTATGAATAAAAAACTGCCAATTAAAAGTAACTGCAATGACTAATGGAATGATAGTGGGAAGTCATTCTTTTTGATCTTTCAGGAAAAGATATTAAATAAGTCATGGAGTGATGCTGATAGTTTGTCAGATAATGAAGCACAgctaaatacataataaaaagacAGGAGTCAGGGAAAGTACACTTCTGTTAATATGTTATTCGTGGAGCAGTCATTTCTGTCTTGCCTTTGGATAAGTACTTCATATCTAAGCCTACTAATTTCCTCAGTTGTCTCCTTTGTCATTCAGTCACAGCTTCAGTTGTGTGCCCACTGAGTGCAGACCTCTATTCCTGCTTAATACATATTTGAGACATGGTTCTTACTCTCAAAGAACTCGTAATATCATCCCCTAAAATCACATTTGTTGTTTCACTGCCTATCTCAttagaaaaatatacaatttGGGAAGATATTAAATTCATGGTGCAGGAGATAAGTTTTTGAAttaactttttcttaaaagtCCCAGTGTTTTCATTGGCAATAAACATTTCAGTTGTTTTTGTGAAGACAGCCTCAGTTTGTTCagtttttgagaaaatgtctatcgtatcagttcagttcagttgcccagtcatgtccgactctttgtgaccccatgaatcgcagcacaccaggcctccctatccatcaccagctcccggagttcattcagactcacgtccatcgagtcagtggtgccatccagccatctcatcctctgttgtccccttctcctcctgcccccaatccctcccagcatcagagtcttttcaatgagtcaactcttcgcatgaggtggccaaagtactggagtttcagctttagcatcattccttccaaagaaatcccagggctgatctcagaatggactggttggatctccttgcagtcgaagggactctcaagagtcttctccaacaccacagttcaaaagcatcaattttttggcgctcagccttcttcacagtccaactctcacatccatacatgaccacaggaaaaaccatagccttgactagatggacctttgttggcaaagtgctgtctgcttttcagtatgctatctaggttggtcataacttttcttccaaggagtaagcgtactAAAGTCTAAATACCCATAGTTTATCTGTAGGTCTTTAAAAGTGATGTTCCATGAATAAAGCAGCTAATTTAACCTCCAACTCAAACATGAGGGCTTTTCTTGAAGCACTTTTGTATCGGTATTTAGTATGAGACAGGAGTGTTTGCAATTTCATCATACAGAAAGGTGATTTGAAATTTGGGACTGAAGAAAATGAATCcaatttccttttctattaaGGCTTTTAAGTGAAACTggcttattaattttttaatgctaGTGCATGCCAACAATAAAGAATCCAGTGACTGTTGATACGGTTTGTGCCACTGTCTCGACTAATGCTAAGGCACCAGCAATTTTGCCCTCCTTTTCCTTTGTACCATCAAGTGTCAGCTCAAGTGTCCACACATTGAAAAAGGTCAATAACATACTGGTATTATTTTGAAGAGTCATGACCTCACTGCCCCCTGGAAGTATCCCACTTTCAGTGTCCACAGCTCCTCTTGCATAGAGGAATGTTTCAGCAGGAAGGTCTGGGGAAGGGTGACTGCTTTGGCAAGAAATGAAAGAGCCAGGCTTTATGTGATGACAGCAGAGATGGAGAACAGGGAGGGAATGAGAAATGTTGCAGAGGTTATACAGATAAGATTTGGCATTAGAAAGGCAAGTACGAGTtgaaatttactgaggttttcagcctgagtgactgaatgggATGGCAATGCCAGTAACCAAGGTGATGACTAGGGAAGAGGAGCCCCGGGTTATGATGGGAAATGATATTGCTTGCACTATGAGAGAAGAATCTGCATAATTCTCCCATCTTTTGGAAAAGGATGGGTTCTAGTACcgataaaaatgaacaaagcacTCTTGGCTGGGCCCGTGTAGCAGCCTAAGATGTGCTTTGTATTGATAACAAATGATGGCTCTTGGAACCCCAGCGTATTCTGTGTTGATGAATAAGACTCTTGTGTCTGTGCTTCCTATCagcctgttttctctttctgtttctaggAATGGTGCAAAAGCTGGACCAAAAACTGCCAGTGGCCAATGAGTACCTGCTGCTTTCTGGAGGAGTCCGAGAAGGTGTGGTAGACCTGGACTTAGATGAGCTTAATGTCTATGCCCGAGGGACGGACTATGATATGGACTTCACTCTCCTGGTGCCAGCCCTTAAGCTGCATGACCGTAATCAGCCTGTGACACTGGATATGCGCCACTCAGCCTTATGTCACTCTTGGCTGAGCCTTCGGCTCTTCGACGAGGGGACGATCAGTAAATGGAAAGACTGCTGCACCATTGTAGATCACATCAACGGTGCCACCAACTACTTTTTCTCTCCAACCAAAGTGGCTGACTGGTTCTATGACTCCATCAGCATCGTCCTCTCCGAGATACAGAAGAAACCCCAGAGAGGGATGCCAAAGgtggaaaaagtggaaaagaatGGGACCATCATCTCCATCATTCTGGGTGTGGGGAGCAGTCGCATGTTGTATGATATTGTCCCAGTGGTCTCCTTCAAAGGTTGGCCGGCAGTGGCCCAGAGCTGGCTCATGGAGAACCACTTTTGGGATGGGAAGATCACTGAGGAAGAAGTCATCAGTGGGTTTTACCTGGTGCCAGCTTGCTCCTACAAGGGAAAGAAAGACAATGAGTGGCGGCTGTCCTTTGCCAGGAGTGAGGTGCAGTTGAAGAAGTGTATCTCCAGCAGCCTCATGCAGGCCTACCAGGCCTGCAAAGCCATCATCATTAAACTCCTGTCCCGGCCCAAGGCTATCAGCCCCTACCACCTGCGGAGCATGATGCTCTGGGCCTGCGACAGACTTCCGGCCAACTACTTGGCCCAAGAAGACTATGCAGCCCACTTTTTGCTGGGCCTCATTGATGACCTGCAGCACTGTCTGGTCAACAAGATGTGTCCCAATTACTTCATCCCTCAGTGCAACATGCTGGAGCACCTGTCTGAGGAGACAGTCATGCTCCACGCGCGGAAGCTCTCCTCGGTCCGCTCAGACCCAGCAGAGCACTTGCGCACAGCCATCGAGCACGTCAAGGCAGCCAACCGGCTGACGCTGGAGCTCCAGAGGCGAGGGAGCACCACCAGCATCCCCTCCCCGCAGTCCGATGGAGGGGACCCCAACCAGCCTGATGACCGTCTGGCCAAAAAACTGCAGCAGCTAGTGACTGAGAATCCGGGGAAGTCCATCTCTGTCTTCATTAACCCTGATGATGTCACAAGGCCCCATTTCAGAATTGATGACAAATTTTTCTGAGCATTTTTgctgcctttttttgttttgctctggTTCTAAAACTCTCATAATATGTAGTGTGGTTTGTGATGCTGTCTTtcaggggtttttttgtttgttttttgtttttttttacatatcCAGCCTGGATTGGATCTGTTAAGAACACATCTTAAGTTTCCTGGTTCTGCAGGATGGTGCAGACTCTGAAACAGTGTATTACTATTTCATATTCTGCCTCTGATTTTGCTGTTTACTTTTTGtagttattgttttgttttggtgtttgttttttttttaaggagaactTGAGCCATAGATGAAATGCCCATGAATTATCtcccttctttctgttttatactttGTGCAGAATTGCTGATGGGAGTGGGGAATCTCTCTTCCTGAAACTTCAGGAttctatgttttattttgcttttctttgtgtttatttttttttaatgagtgttCATCACTACAGATATTTGAAAATCATCTGAATCTGGAAACTACCTGGTACGTTAGCTGGATTTGTCGATACTTTTTTCGACCAGTGGCCAGGGTAATTTCTCCCTCTCTGCCAAACAATGTAGACTTTGAAAGTGATAATGCTACAAATTATGTTTGGAGCAACTTCATTGAATGTAATTGTCCTCAAATCAGAACTTTGGATGGTTTGGAAGGGTGTCTTTGACAACTTTCCACGTAGAATTAAGGTTTCCAAATGGTAGTTTTAGTGTGTGTAATTATTTGAAGCCTTATTTAAATCCTGTTAATGAACATACCATTACAATTGTTATTTGCACTAATGAAATCTTTGCCATTGTCGGAGTTCCAATGCGTGTGTTTCAGTATAAATTGACATCTACTGTTGAAATGCTATCATTTCTTCATTTAGCTCATTCTCTTAATCAATAGAATGATTCTTTGTGTTTGTTTAGTTCTCCTTTATGTGGGTTCCTATTTTGTCCTCTTTGAATTTCCTGGTTCCTGTCTTACTGAGAGAAGTTTTTCAAGTTTTATACCTGCTGAGTGACTTTATCTGAAGCTGGGGAAAATGTATGATTGATAAAGTAGTTGTCTTTGTATGtatagttgatccttgaacaacaca
The DNA window shown above is from Bos indicus isolate NIAB-ARS_2022 breed Sahiwal x Tharparkar chromosome 1, NIAB-ARS_B.indTharparkar_mat_pri_1.0, whole genome shotgun sequence and carries:
- the MB21D2 gene encoding nucleotidyltransferase MB21D2 isoform X2, producing MKTGCIPMNRCRTGVTQKLEEPGRNKQSIYFPFSTNGMVQKLDQKLPVANEYLLLSGGVREGVVDLDLDELNVYARGTDYDMDFTLLVPALKLHDRNQPVTLDMRHSALCHSWLSLRLFDEGTISKWKDCCTIVDHINGATNYFFSPTKVADWFYDSISIVLSEIQKKPQRGMPKVEKVEKNGTIISIILGVGSSRMLYDIVPVVSFKGWPAVAQSWLMENHFWDGKITEEEVISGFYLVPACSYKGKKDNEWRLSFARSEVQLKKCISSSLMQAYQACKAIIIKLLSRPKAISPYHLRSMMLWACDRLPANYLAQEDYAAHFLLGLIDDLQHCLVNKMCPNYFIPQCNMLEHLSEETVMLHARKLSSVRSDPAEHLRTAIEHVKAANRLTLELQRRGSTTSIPSPQSDGGDPNQPDDRLAKKLQQLVTENPGKSISVFINPDDVTRPHFRIDDKFF
- the MB21D2 gene encoding nucleotidyltransferase MB21D2 isoform X1, which produces MKMAAPTASKAASLGCNNKPAFPELDFRSGARVEELNRLIQEFTKHDQREYDDQRALEIHTAKDFIFSMLGMVQKLDQKLPVANEYLLLSGGVREGVVDLDLDELNVYARGTDYDMDFTLLVPALKLHDRNQPVTLDMRHSALCHSWLSLRLFDEGTISKWKDCCTIVDHINGATNYFFSPTKVADWFYDSISIVLSEIQKKPQRGMPKVEKVEKNGTIISIILGVGSSRMLYDIVPVVSFKGWPAVAQSWLMENHFWDGKITEEEVISGFYLVPACSYKGKKDNEWRLSFARSEVQLKKCISSSLMQAYQACKAIIIKLLSRPKAISPYHLRSMMLWACDRLPANYLAQEDYAAHFLLGLIDDLQHCLVNKMCPNYFIPQCNMLEHLSEETVMLHARKLSSVRSDPAEHLRTAIEHVKAANRLTLELQRRGSTTSIPSPQSDGGDPNQPDDRLAKKLQQLVTENPGKSISVFINPDDVTRPHFRIDDKFF
- the MB21D2 gene encoding nucleotidyltransferase MB21D2 isoform X3; the protein is MVQKLDQKLPVANEYLLLSGGVREGVVDLDLDELNVYARGTDYDMDFTLLVPALKLHDRNQPVTLDMRHSALCHSWLSLRLFDEGTISKWKDCCTIVDHINGATNYFFSPTKVADWFYDSISIVLSEIQKKPQRGMPKVEKVEKNGTIISIILGVGSSRMLYDIVPVVSFKGWPAVAQSWLMENHFWDGKITEEEVISGFYLVPACSYKGKKDNEWRLSFARSEVQLKKCISSSLMQAYQACKAIIIKLLSRPKAISPYHLRSMMLWACDRLPANYLAQEDYAAHFLLGLIDDLQHCLVNKMCPNYFIPQCNMLEHLSEETVMLHARKLSSVRSDPAEHLRTAIEHVKAANRLTLELQRRGSTTSIPSPQSDGGDPNQPDDRLAKKLQQLVTENPGKSISVFINPDDVTRPHFRIDDKFF